In Rutidosis leptorrhynchoides isolate AG116_Rl617_1_P2 chromosome 6, CSIRO_AGI_Rlap_v1, whole genome shotgun sequence, the DNA window TATGCTATATTTCACGTCAATGATAAATTTAATTATCTAGATTTCATTTTGTTTTTATGTGCAAATGCTTATAATAGGTTCATGTATTGTGATCTATATATTGTTACTACAACTTTGATATAACGACCATTCATTGCGTGAACTAAAGTACTAAACTTTATATAGGTTCTTGTATATGTGAATTTTATTATGTGGTGTTGATGATATTTACATTCTGTTTACAGTGTTGCTAAATACCAGGAAGCCAATCCAGCAGTTTATACTGTAATTACTTTTCCGTTTCTTTTTGCCGTCATGTTTGGGGATTGGGGGCATGGAATATGTTTGTTGTTGGGTGCGTTGATTCTTATAGCTCGTGAAAGGAAGCTTAGTTCTCAGGTTTATTTTCTTAGAACGCTGATTTTCTTTTTAACATTTAACTgtcattttttaattttaaaatatacTATATTTCTGTGTATGCATAGTTGATTTTGGATTTATCGCCTTGCATCTCAAATATATGCTTCTTAGATTTCTGTCTTCATTGTTTGTGACAGAAACTTGGGAGCTTCATGGAAATGTTATTTGGTGGCCGTTATGTAATACTCTTGATGTCACTTTTTTCAATCTATTGTGGCCTAATATACAATGAGTTCTTTTCGGTCCCTTTTCACATATTTGGCGCATCTGCTTATAGATGTCGTGATGCATCATGCAGGTGTATATATATTTCATCTTCTTTTTTCTCTACATGTTCAGATATTATACATAACCACacatttcctatgttttctataTTTTTTTGTTGAAAAAGCTTGCACTGAACATTTTTTTTTCCCTTTCTTTTACAGTGAGGCACAAACAATTGGTTTAATCAAATATCGTGATGCATACCCATTTGGTGTAGATCCAAGTTGGCGTGGGAGTCGTTCAGAGCTACCCTTTTTGAACTCTCTCAAAATGAAAATGTCTATTTTATTTGGTGTCGCCCAGATGAATCTTGGAATCATTTTAAGCTATTTCAATTCAATTTTCTTCAACAACTCATTGGATATCAGGTATAACATATTACGGAGTATTTTATTTGGGACCATACTCGATACTTATAGAAGTCTGACAACTTATTTGGTGCATCTTTGTCAGATATCAGTTTGTGCCACAGATGATATTTTTAAACAGCCTTTTTGGTTATCTTTCACTTCTCATTATCATAAAGTGGTGCACTGGCTCTCAAGCGGACCTTTATCATGTGATGATTTACATGTTTCTGAGTCCCTTTGACGATCTTGGTGACAATGAGTTGTTTTGGGGACAAAGGCCCCTTCAggtacattttattattttttctaTATTTGATCCCACGCAAAATTTAACTGGAGGTGATAAGATGCGTGGGTTGGGTACCGGGTAGAAACGGGTCATTTTGGGTTGACGTTGAAACGAGCTGGGCAGAGTTGAGTTTACCTATGAACGACACTTCATTACAGACAAACAGTGTGTTAATTTGTCATTACAAAAACACCATTATTAACATAATGATTTAGGTATTTGActgaaacatgctttcaagtggatTTTGGTTTTTTTAAGCATTTGAACTGCCCCAATATTTTATCTAGGTttcctatatattaattttttacCTGATTAATAGAAAGCACAAATCAAGTTGACCCATTCATGAATGGGTCAAATTTGCGACCTGTAAACCTAAACGGGGTGCTAAGAAATGATATTTGCAGATTGTATTGTTGGTGTCAGCTCTTGTTGCTGTTCCATGGATGCTTTTCCCCAAACCTTTTATTCTGAGGAAACTTCATGCTGAGGTACCACCTGCTTTGCTTATGTCATACTGATGTCATATGTCACCCACTTATAATTATTCAGTGAAAATGTATAGCCTTAGTTGTTAATTGTTTCATCCATTGATATTTTTTTTAGAGATTTCAAGGTCGTGTGTATGGAATTCTAAGGAACTCTGAGATAGATACAGATTCTGAGCCTGGTTCTGCAAGGCATCATGAGGAGGAATTCAATTTTAGTGAGGTCTTTGTACATCAAATGATTCATTCTATCGAGTTTGTACTTGGTTCAGTTTCTAACACTGCTTCGTACCTTCGGTTATGGGCTTTGAGGTAAGAAAAACATGTACTAATCTTAATCCATTCTTACTAATAATAACCTCAAGTATTTGATGCGTTTAAGCTGATAGTTTACAATTGTTACAGTTTGGCTCACTCAGAATTGTCCACCGTATTCTATGAGAAAGTTCTTCTTCTTGCTTGGGGGTAAGCTTCTTTTTTTTACATTTTGACCCAATAATTTCCAATTTAGTGAATGGGTCTAAATTGCCACCTCTAATATTTTAAAGCCATTAAACTAAGATTATTTGATAGCCTTGAGTAACACAAGCACTGGTAAATGGACTCTGTTAGTACCAATTGGATCAAAAAGTCAACAGTAATTCTCTTTTCATATACGTGTCAATGTAACAGTAAATATCAACCATTTACCAAATGTTGTTCAGGTATGAAAACTTCTTAATTCGGATGGTTGGACTAGCAGTTTTTGCGTTTGCAACTGCATTTATACTACTGATGATGGAGACACTAAGTGCTTTCCTTCATGCAATACGGCTGCACTGGGTtgaatttcaaaacaagttttatggAGGTGATGGTTATAAATTCAAACCATTCTCATTTGCAACAATAGCTGACGATGAAGATTAGTAAATGACAGTTTTCTCCTTCAGTTCTCATTTTTTGGGGAAGAAGGACATGGGGAAAAAGTCTTTCACCCATGACAACTAGAGCCTAAAAAAAGGGTAACATTTATACAGAGAGTTTTGGCTAGTTAGATTTACGGGCGGATCTTCAATTATATCAATCCATGTGCAGCTTGAGTTAACATAGCGTTGTAGAAACTTGACCCAGATTTGATATGAATTTGAGGGCCTGCTTGCAGAAAACGGACATTATATATAAATTTTCACAGGGTAAAATTAGATGTAAAGAAGGGATTCCTTTATACTGGATTGCTATAAGGTGTTGGTTCTTGTGTAGATTTGCATCTATAATGTTTCTATTCTGTCAAAATAAACAAGCAAGTTGCAAAAAAATAGTGCTCTATAAAGAAACTTGTGGTATACAACATTCACTTTAATGTGTTTAACATGCTGTTAGTACTTGTGTGCCAGCTACctgaaaataaaaataattacgaaGTATGTTACATAGTACAATTCCAACTTTACTACTGATCACATATATTACATAGTAACCGGTTAttattgctttaaaaaaaaaatcatcatcACGGTGATTTCACCCTCTAAAGCTACCTTTTTATTTAACACTTGTAAGAAAATATACCTTAAAAGATCATAAGAATTGATGTCATATCATCGTCACATAAACTTAACATTGTGTTTCTTTATGTACAACGATTTATATCGTGAACTCAAGCATATAAATTTTGGTATGACATGTATAGTAAAATACATTACTTATCTTTACCTTCAACATCGGATTAGATATGAAAATGTTTATAAGGTTTTCTCGACAAATACTAAAATTGTGTAAATTGTATCAATAATTATTGTAGTTTACATGAAATTAACCGTCCTTATATT includes these proteins:
- the LOC139854508 gene encoding V-type proton ATPase subunit a1-like, whose translation is MELLKNLPEMDLMRSEKMTFVQLIIPVESAHRAVSYLGELGLLQFRDLNDDKSPFQRTFVNQVKRCAEMSRKLRFFKEQIHKAGLLSALPTMQPDVDLEALEIKLAEHEHELIEMNANSEKLQQTYNELLEFKIVLQKAGGFLVSGKSYETPEGIELNEDVYPSDYPESASLLEQATQSGPSNLSGLRFISGIVPKSKVLLFERMLFRATRGNLLFNQAPADDLIMDAVSSEMVEKVVFVVFFSGEQAKTKILKICEAFGANCYPVPEDLTKQSQITQEVLSRLSELETTLDVGIRHRNAALHSIGVHLTIWMNMVKREKAVFDTLNMLNFDVTKKCLVGEGWCPIFAKPQIQEALQRATFDSNSQVGIIFHVKDTVESPPTYFRTNTFTNAYQEIVDAYGVAKYQEANPAVYTVITFPFLFAVMFGDWGHGICLLLGALILIARERKLSSQKLGSFMEMLFGGRYVILLMSLFSIYCGLIYNEFFSVPFHIFGASAYRCRDASCSEAQTIGLIKYRDAYPFGVDPSWRGSRSELPFLNSLKMKMSILFGVAQMNLGIILSYFNSIFFNNSLDIRYQFVPQMIFLNSLFGYLSLLIIIKWCTGSQADLYHVMIYMFLSPFDDLGDNELFWGQRPLQIVLLVSALVAVPWMLFPKPFILRKLHAERFQGRVYGILRNSEIDTDSEPGSARHHEEEFNFSEVFVHQMIHSIEFVLGSVSNTASYLRLWALSLAHSELSTVFYEKVLLLAWGYENFLIRMVGLAVFAFATAFILLMMETLSAFLHAIRLHWVEFQNKFYGGDGYKFKPFSFATIADDED